Part of the Hemiscyllium ocellatum isolate sHemOce1 chromosome 15, sHemOce1.pat.X.cur, whole genome shotgun sequence genome is shown below.
TAAATAGCCCAGGTCATTTTCTTATGATGTaggagtccataactagaaggtgagaggggaaagaggacCTGAGAACCTTTTCTTGcatagggtggtgcatgcatggaacaagctgccacagTGAGTGGTGGAGGTgcgtacaattacaatatttaaagggtatctggatgggtatatgaacaggaagggcttagacgaatatggccaaatgctggcaaatgggactagatcagattgggatatctggttggtgcagACTGTGCAAATATTTCTGGATTCCCATAAGGTCCTTGTCTAACATTTTGCAGTAAATCAAGGGTTTTACAAAAAACGTGTTTCTTTCTGGAGgtgcaaaaagaaaaaaagtcaTGAACTGTTCAATGGAGAAATGAAATCTGGTAATGGACACACAACAGTTGACTGAATGTAATTAGGGACCGGTGATTGTCCATGGAAAATATATACATCAAATTAACTCAATGTGAATTTTAAGAGAAAACCGGGTATGAATTTTATAAATGTTGTTAGGTTACAATCTCTCCCCACTAATCATGCACTTCTCTGTTTTCTGACTTTTGCCCCTTAGATACAAAGTGTGACAAAACAAACTCCATTAGAAACAATTGTGAAGCACTTCCAGAAAGACAAACCATAATTCAGGACCACAGCAGAAGAATGGCCAGCGAATTTGATCTATCTCCTCCAGAAATACCGGAACCAACCTTTTTTGACAACGTCTTGCGTTATGGCTTGTTCCTCGGGGCAATTTTCCAGATTATCTGCATATTGTCTATCTTACTACCTTCTCCTAAATCATCGGAGCCAGTAAGAAAAAACTTACTCACTTTTCTTCTAATTCAAAAAGGATAGTGCTTCtgatatttgtgggcggcacggtggcacagtggttagcactgctgcctcacagcgccggagacccgggttcatttcctgactcaggcgactgactgtgtggagtttgcacattctccctgtgtctgcgtgggtttcctccgggtgctccggtttcctcccacagtccaaagatgtgcaggtcacgtgaattggccattccaaattgcccatagtgttaggtaaaagggtaatgtaggggtatgggtgggttgcgcttcgccgggtcggtgtggacttgttgggccgaagggcctgtttccatactgtaagtaatctaatatgaaGGGGATCAAGAAGCCGTTGTTGGCTCCATTGTTCATCATATTTAATTTAATGATGGCTTTACCATGAAATTTTCTGCTTTAAAAGAATAATCTTGTGCTTATTGCATGAATCCCAATTGATTTAGTTGCTCGTCATACTCTTTCCTGGTTTATCATATAGCAGTCAATTGTATTTTCATCTGTCTCATTGTAGGAAGGTGGTAGAGGTTGTTTGAGGGTGAAATATTTTTCTTGATGTTGGAATGCTGCCTGAATGAAGTTAGGGTGGTTATGGTCCAGGCCAGacacccctcaaaacattttaagaaagtagcccagaacCTAACTTTTCTTGTTGTTTTAAGCTGATGTaaggtgaatattccaggagcaatgcagctggtcaaaccactcggttttaaacaaaacaggatttatttacacaggaacaaaagaaaaccaaatttagaataGCATAACaatttgaaaacccaaccaacacaaagacacaacTTAACAAAGAGCTGTTCCGATTTCCTGTAATATTCCataacaccccttggcaaaaaagtgaattcaaacacaggttcttagaagggagagattgcagagagagagagagaatcagcatggagCCGTTTCTTTGGGTCCCCAGCCGAAAActaaaaccaaaccagaaaaaaCCCTGGACTAGGAGAACCAGCCACTCCGCTGTCATTGTACACgtgtttcaaaaaaaaactttaaaagccTTTTCAAGTAAATACATCCAGACATAGCAGAAACTCTGTCTTTACGGCAtatcttgaaaaaaaaaccaagggcaaaataaccttattaaaggagcagcatcgtcacaggGTTAATGAGAGTTTTGCCCCCAGGCCTGACCATGCCGTGACATTGATCCATTTCTGGGTATACTCGGAAGGATTCCTGAGATGTTGGCATTCTCCTTTGGGAGTCCACCAGTTTTTTAGTGTGGTGTTGCAGTGTCCACTCATCAGCATTTTTATGGGACAGACCCCCACTAAATGAATTGGCAAGAGATTTTAATTGAGTACTGAAAGAACCTTCTAACCATGCAATAGATGAGGGAAGGACACCAAAAAAGGTTTCCCTGCTTTCCTATCTCAGAGTCATAATAATCCATGCTCTTTCTGCCAGTCAGGACTTAGAACGTCCTCCCTTAACTTGGTCAGAACCCTGGGAGAATGATTATGCCCAAACTGTTCACTGGGCCAAAGGGGCAGACGTTAATCGATCAGCACAGCTTTTGAAATGATGGATCTGGGTAATAACAGGTTGTATGAACCTAGCACTTCAAGAATCATCAAAGAAGGAGATTgtcccacttttggaatatgaaAATGTTGAACATATTTGCTTACAAATTGGCATATAtttacaaagtgttttttttctcagtgcATATTTGAAGAAGATTGTAAGTTCTAGTCAGTCAATATTTGCCTTGGCAGGATGAAAATCATTTGAGATTGCAATATAGTAACAGCTGGAAAAGCAAGCAATTaattcactttcctgtctgtcagTCAAGAAAATTCCACTTCCAATTCTTAGTGTTTGTACATGAATATAAAGGAACTTGGATTCAAGTCACCACAGGTCCCGAAGCATTACAAATTTAGTAATTTGTGATTAAATCCACAGCCAAGCAGATGACCAGAAAAGTCAATGTTCTGTTAAGCCTTTTGGTGCAGTGAGTA
Proteins encoded:
- the manbal gene encoding protein MANBAL, coding for MASEFDLSPPEIPEPTFFDNVLRYGLFLGAIFQIICILSILLPSPKSSEPEWEKSESKPLDTSKKQKPPTPSSGKKAKKESKKKR